The following proteins come from a genomic window of Miscanthus floridulus cultivar M001 chromosome 2, ASM1932011v1, whole genome shotgun sequence:
- the LOC136539312 gene encoding probable L-ascorbate peroxidase 6, chloroplastic/mitochondrial isoform X3 encodes MRRGFLISVSNAGPCDPTEHLREVFYTMGLDDKEIVALSGAHTRGRPRPDQSGCGKPETKNVNTTHQVPQTRNSTSVSCICEAFEMHRDHY; translated from the exons ATGAGGAGAGGCTTCCTGATCAGTGTTTCCA ATGCTGGCCCATGTGATCCTACTGAACACCTTCGGGAGGTATTCTATACAATGGGCCTTGATGACAAG GAAATTGTTGCACTATCTGGAGCACACACACGTGGGAGACCAAGGCCTGACCAGAGTGGCTGCGGAAAGCCAGAAACAAAAAATGTT AATACAACACATCAAGTGCCACAAACAAGGAACTCAACTTCAGTCAGTTGCATATGTGAAGCGTTTGAGATGCATAGAGATCATTACTGA
- the LOC136539312 gene encoding uncharacterized protein isoform X2 gives MKNSPRPISAAASAALASAGSHRLPYPHPHLLCCPCPHLLLHRRTSAARRAPSPPSVAGPPRGSTGASPVCADASNPPSPLDRQEDGSVLAPPSRHVAVRARGRSAVNAGHGLAGASSAGMINAFKLIQPVKDKYPGSC, from the exons ATGAAAAATAGTCCTCGCCCcatctccgccgccgcctccgccgcattAGCGTCCGCGGGCTCCCACCGCCTCCCCTACCCACATCCGCATCTCCTCTGCTGTCCCTGTCCGcatctcctcctccaccgccgcaCGTCGGCCGCCCGCCGCGCGCCGTCCCCGCCGTCCGTCGCCGGGCCCCCGCGCGGCAGCACCGGGGCGAGCCCTGTCTGTGCGGACGCCTCCAATCCTCCATCGCCGCTCGACCGTCAGGAAGACGGATCCGTCCTGGCCCCTCCGTCGCGGCATGTGGCCGTACGAGCACGAGGGCGCTCGGCCGTGAACGCCGGCCATGGCCTTGCTGGTGCCAGCAGCGCAG GAATGATAAATGCATTTAAGCTTATCCAACCTGTGAAGGACAAATACCCAG GGAGTTGCTGA
- the LOC136539312 gene encoding probable L-ascorbate peroxidase 6, chloroplastic/mitochondrial isoform X1: MKNSPRPISAAASAALASAGSHRLPYPHPHLLCCPCPHLLLHRRTSAARRAPSPPSVAGPPRGSTGASPVCADASNPPSPLDRQEDGSVLAPPSRHVAVRARGRSAVNAGHGLAGASSAGMINAFKLIQPVKDKYPGITYAELFQLASATAFEVIVL, encoded by the exons ATGAAAAATAGTCCTCGCCCcatctccgccgccgcctccgccgcattAGCGTCCGCGGGCTCCCACCGCCTCCCCTACCCACATCCGCATCTCCTCTGCTGTCCCTGTCCGcatctcctcctccaccgccgcaCGTCGGCCGCCCGCCGCGCGCCGTCCCCGCCGTCCGTCGCCGGGCCCCCGCGCGGCAGCACCGGGGCGAGCCCTGTCTGTGCGGACGCCTCCAATCCTCCATCGCCGCTCGACCGTCAGGAAGACGGATCCGTCCTGGCCCCTCCGTCGCGGCATGTGGCCGTACGAGCACGAGGGCGCTCGGCCGTGAACGCCGGCCATGGCCTTGCTGGTGCCAGCAGCGCAG GAATGATAAATGCATTTAAGCTTATCCAACCTGTGAAGGACAAATACCCAGGTATCACTTACGCTGAGTTGTTCCAGTTAGCAAGTGCTACGGCGTTTGAGGTCATTGTCCTTTAG